GCCGCGTCAGCACGAAGGTCGGAAAGCCCTGGCCGCCAGCGCGCTGCAGGAACTGGCGGCTTTCGGCGAAGTGCCGTGCGGTCGATTCGCCTGACAGGCCCTCGAAGGCCGACGCGAAGGCTTCGGCATCGAAGCCGAGTTCGGTGGCGATCGCCTTCAGCACCTGCTCATCGGCGATGCGCCGACCCTCGACGTAGTGCGCCCGCTGCAGGCGATGGATCATGTCCAGCCCGCCGCCTGCCCGCAGCGACTCGGCCGCGAGGATGGCGGTGGTCGGCGGCTCGGAGTCCATCGTCGCGCCAGTGTCGCGAAGCAGGCCCTCGAAGTAGCCTTCGCCGAAGGGCTGGCCCGTGAGTTCCGCGATGCGCCGGTCGTGCGGCATCACGTACTCGCGCCACTGCGGCGTGATCGAGCGGCGGTTGGCGCCGGTCATCATGCCGCCGCCGTGGAACTCGACCTTCAGGCCCGGCACGCCGCGTGCCGCGTCGACCAGCGGTGCGGCGGCGTAGCACCAGCCGCACAGCGGATCGAAGATGTAGTGGAGCGTGGCGCCTTCGCTCACTGCTTCGTTCATTGCGGCCACTTCATTTCTCCCTTGATGACCTTGGCGCCGAGTTCCAGCGACGAGGCGTCTTCCAGCTTCGGGTAGCGCTTCTTCATCGCGGCGATCAGCGCTGCCGAGTCCTTGGCCTTGGCGGCTTCGGTTTCGAAGGCCTGCAGATAGCTTCGCGTGAATTTCACCGAGGCGAGCGAGTAGGGCGCGCTGCCGTCGGCATTCGGCAGGTAGTGGCCGGGCACCACGGTCTTCGGGTGCAGCGCTTCGATGCGGCCCAGCGTCTTGATCCAGTCGCGGCGCGATTCAGGCGTCTGCGTGTCGGCCACCCAAACGTGGATGTTGGCCGACACCGGAATGCCGCCGACCACCGCCTTCAGCGAGGGAATCCACGCGAAGCTGCGCTCGGGCGTGGGGCCGTCGAGGCCGACGACCTGGATCTT
This is a stretch of genomic DNA from Variovorax paradoxus. It encodes these proteins:
- a CDS encoding DsbA family protein, whose protein sequence is MNEAVSEGATLHYIFDPLCGWCYAAAPLVDAARGVPGLKVEFHGGGMMTGANRRSITPQWREYVMPHDRRIAELTGQPFGEGYFEGLLRDTGATMDSEPPTTAILAAESLRAGGGLDMIHRLQRAHYVEGRRIADEQVLKAIATELGFDAEAFASAFEGLSGESTARHFAESRQFLQRAGGQGFPTFVLTRPDGSASRIDIGPWLGRAEDWKARLAELV